A portion of the Pseudomonas koreensis genome contains these proteins:
- a CDS encoding GumC family protein, with amino-acid sequence MDNSPSTYLERPLQSHSQTQAADESDTLDLLHLWRVVWSAKWNIAWLVLLSCALAVAVLSFITPQYVGSATLLIKDKTPPVMSFQQAAESGGATTTDYLQTQQALLQSRELAERAVRKLGLTTNPITDPRQQAQSWFTPRQWLAELNRDQWLPWLDLLPPPKPPATEEQVFNDVTQNLMLHTSVKFVGKSQLLEIDVELPDPALAAAVANALAQGFIDSQQDTSLKSSQNNTSWMNTRLVELRDNLRVAENKLQGYREEQGLVDVDGVATISANELQMTGNRMIDARRDRAEAESQFRQAQSLSNGDISRLSSVPAVLSNPLIQQFQADLAKAQAKVEELSGRYGPKHPALISARSEQRTAANSLRLQVQQVVAGIERQYQLAVASEDALRKSFNSNKAQIQDISRKEFQLREFQREVDSTRALYETFVTRLKETAATSDMDSAKARIVDPAIAPLEASKPRKNLILAIVALVAAVVGVALAFLFDTLSNTFKTDDTVESLLNVPLLSVVPLVMKKSRRQLARLFEDNDHPRFCETIRNLRTWLMLQNNERPAQVVLVTSSVSGEGKSTIANNLASSLAPLERVLLIDADMRQPTLSLNFDFPPESPGLANLMAGTARLEDCIRSVGNLDMLPAGCLAPSMLDPFDAPRLKASSSSSNAVAPAQDLLSSPRLGRLLQILKSRYRHIIIDSPPAEIVSDALLLAQHSDAVIYVVKAQSTPVGQVRKSIAVLQQSQAPVFGVVLNQVDLRKARKYGHGHSRSFYDYDFAPR; translated from the coding sequence ATGGACAACAGCCCAAGCACTTACCTCGAACGTCCGCTTCAGAGCCACTCGCAAACGCAAGCGGCCGATGAGTCGGACACCCTTGATCTGCTCCACCTATGGCGGGTGGTCTGGTCGGCGAAGTGGAACATCGCCTGGCTGGTGCTGCTCAGTTGCGCGCTGGCCGTGGCGGTGTTGTCGTTCATCACGCCGCAGTACGTCGGCAGTGCGACGTTGCTGATCAAGGACAAGACGCCGCCCGTCATGAGTTTTCAGCAAGCCGCCGAATCAGGTGGCGCCACCACCACCGATTATTTGCAGACCCAGCAAGCCCTGCTGCAATCGCGGGAGCTGGCCGAGCGCGCCGTGCGTAAACTCGGCCTCACCACGAATCCGATCACCGATCCACGCCAGCAGGCGCAGAGCTGGTTTACCCCGCGCCAATGGCTGGCAGAGCTCAATCGTGACCAATGGCTGCCATGGCTGGATCTGCTGCCGCCGCCCAAGCCACCAGCAACTGAAGAGCAGGTGTTCAACGACGTCACGCAAAACCTGATGCTGCACACCAGCGTCAAGTTTGTCGGCAAGAGTCAGTTGCTGGAGATCGACGTCGAACTGCCCGACCCGGCCCTCGCCGCGGCGGTGGCCAATGCCCTCGCCCAAGGCTTCATCGACAGCCAGCAGGACACCAGCCTCAAGTCCTCGCAAAACAACACCAGCTGGATGAACACCCGCCTGGTCGAGTTGCGCGACAACCTGCGCGTGGCCGAAAACAAGCTGCAGGGGTATCGCGAAGAACAGGGTCTGGTCGATGTCGACGGTGTCGCGACGATCAGTGCCAACGAACTGCAAATGACCGGCAATCGCATGATCGATGCACGCCGCGATCGCGCCGAAGCGGAGAGCCAGTTCCGTCAGGCGCAATCCTTGAGCAATGGCGACATCAGTCGCTTGTCGAGTGTGCCGGCGGTGCTGAGCAACCCGCTGATTCAGCAGTTCCAGGCTGACCTGGCCAAGGCCCAGGCCAAAGTCGAGGAGTTGTCGGGCCGCTACGGGCCCAAACACCCGGCGCTGATATCCGCCCGTTCCGAACAACGTACGGCGGCCAACAGCCTGCGGCTGCAGGTACAGCAAGTGGTCGCCGGCATCGAACGCCAGTATCAACTGGCGGTGGCCAGCGAAGACGCGTTGCGCAAATCCTTCAACAGCAACAAGGCGCAGATTCAGGACATTTCGCGCAAGGAATTCCAGTTGCGCGAATTCCAGCGTGAAGTCGACAGCACCCGGGCGCTGTACGAAACCTTCGTCACCCGCCTCAAGGAAACCGCCGCCACCTCGGACATGGATTCGGCCAAGGCGCGCATCGTCGACCCGGCGATCGCCCCGCTGGAAGCGAGCAAACCGCGCAAGAACCTCATCCTCGCTATTGTCGCGCTGGTCGCTGCGGTGGTCGGCGTCGCCCTCGCCTTCCTCTTCGACACGCTGAGCAACACCTTCAAGACCGACGACACCGTCGAAAGCCTGCTCAATGTGCCGCTGCTCAGCGTGGTGCCGCTGGTGATGAAAAAGAGCCGTCGGCAGTTGGCGCGGCTGTTCGAAGACAACGATCACCCGCGCTTCTGCGAAACCATCCGCAACCTGCGCACCTGGCTGATGCTGCAAAACAACGAGCGCCCGGCGCAGGTGGTGCTGGTCACATCCTCGGTGTCTGGCGAAGGCAAGAGCACCATTGCCAACAATCTCGCTTCGTCGCTGGCGCCGCTGGAACGGGTGCTGCTGATCGATGCCGACATGCGGCAGCCGACGCTGTCGCTGAACTTCGATTTCCCGCCAGAGAGCCCCGGCCTCGCCAACCTGATGGCCGGCACCGCGCGGCTGGAAGACTGCATTCGCAGCGTCGGCAATCTCGACATGCTTCCGGCCGGCTGCCTGGCGCCGTCTATGCTGGATCCGTTCGACGCACCACGACTGAAAGCCTCGAGCAGTTCGAGCAACGCCGTGGCCCCCGCGCAGGATCTGCTCAGTTCGCCACGCCTCGGCCGGTTGTTGCAGATTCTCAAGTCGCGCTACCGGCACATCATCATCGATTCGCCGCCGGCGGAAATCGTCAGTGACGCGCTGTTGCTGGCCCAGCATTCCGACGCGGTGATCTACGTGGTCAAGGCGCAGAGCACGCCGGTCGGCCAGGTGCGCAAAAGCATTGCCGTGTTGCAGCAGAGCCAGGCGCCGGTATTCGGCGTGGTGCTCAACCAAGTCGATCTGCGCAAGGCGCGCAAGTACGGCCATGGCCATTCCCGTTCCTTCTACGACTACGACTTCGCCCCGCGCTGA
- a CDS encoding polysaccharide biosynthesis/export family protein, with amino-acid sequence MHTRLILLLLLLWTVPTVEAADTDTNYRLAAGDVLRITVFGEPELSFKKIRLNDAGTFSYPFLGEIVAKGLTPNQVEQKIVDGLKQGYLVDPKVSLSQIEYRPFYINGEVQKPGSYPFQPGLTLEKAIALGGGLTERASMKRVTILRGSGGPPVTENISRTTVIAPGDTISIAQGFF; translated from the coding sequence ATGCACACGCGCCTGATTTTACTGTTGTTGCTGCTCTGGACAGTGCCCACGGTCGAGGCGGCGGACACCGACACCAATTACCGCCTGGCCGCCGGCGATGTCTTGCGCATCACTGTGTTCGGCGAGCCGGAACTGAGCTTCAAGAAGATCCGCCTCAATGACGCCGGCACCTTCTCCTACCCGTTTCTCGGCGAAATCGTCGCCAAGGGCCTGACGCCCAATCAGGTCGAACAGAAGATCGTCGACGGCCTCAAGCAAGGCTATCTGGTCGATCCGAAAGTCAGCCTCAGCCAGATCGAATACCGCCCGTTCTACATCAATGGCGAAGTGCAGAAGCCCGGCAGCTACCCCTTCCAGCCCGGACTCACCCTGGAAAAAGCCATCGCCCTGGGTGGCGGCCTGACCGAACGCGCCTCCATGAAACGCGTGACGATTCTGCGCGGCAGCGGCGGCCCGCCGGTCACTGAAAACATCTCGCGCACCACCGTCATCGCCCCCGGCGACACCATTTCCATTGCACAAGGCTTTTTCTGA
- a CDS encoding outer membrane beta-barrel protein gives MALKPRCSLVLVVACCAPEAAWSVEPQAINVYGFDFTPTFALSESYDDNFREVEHDVESTMVTRLAPAFELKAEDRNSATRVIWEPTRYIYHSASDASNTAQRLRADSIMEFTDRHRLKLEAEARKYERTTSTAVDGINDKIESKRVGGVYTFGARSALNQIDLGASYAQLRYDNADGINDDKERNTSNLTTTWYHRLGSKTRGLLEYDHTRFDYLQSNSPRSSRSDAVLAGAEWDMTAKTTGKLRVGYERKNFDQSGSDDLSNPTWQVDLAWKPRTYSTFTFLARQAMAEGDDGSDAVKATFTQVGWRHGWTERITSVAEVGMGHYVYEGQDRSDDLQDYKLGVIYEMRRWLDVEVAYRHRDNDSNADNESFTRNVFQITFDVSL, from the coding sequence ATGGCTCTGAAGCCTCGCTGTTCCCTGGTTTTAGTCGTCGCCTGCTGCGCCCCCGAAGCCGCCTGGAGCGTTGAGCCGCAAGCGATCAATGTCTACGGCTTCGATTTCACCCCGACCTTCGCCTTGTCGGAAAGCTACGACGACAACTTCCGCGAAGTCGAACACGACGTCGAGTCAACCATGGTCACCCGCCTGGCGCCGGCCTTCGAGCTCAAGGCCGAGGATCGCAACAGCGCTACGCGGGTGATCTGGGAACCGACCCGCTACATCTATCACAGTGCCTCGGACGCTTCGAACACCGCCCAGCGTCTGCGCGCTGACAGCATCATGGAGTTCACCGACCGGCATCGGCTGAAACTCGAAGCCGAGGCACGCAAATACGAGCGCACCACCTCGACCGCCGTCGACGGCATCAACGACAAGATCGAGAGCAAGCGCGTCGGCGGCGTCTACACCTTCGGTGCGCGCAGTGCGCTGAACCAGATCGACCTCGGCGCCAGCTACGCGCAACTGCGCTATGACAACGCCGACGGCATCAACGATGACAAGGAGCGCAACACCAGCAACCTCACCACCACCTGGTATCACCGCCTCGGCAGCAAGACCCGTGGCCTGCTCGAATACGACCACACCCGCTTCGACTACCTGCAATCGAACAGCCCGCGCAGCAGTCGCTCCGATGCGGTGCTGGCCGGGGCCGAGTGGGATATGACGGCGAAAACCACCGGCAAATTGCGTGTCGGCTACGAGCGCAAGAACTTCGACCAGAGCGGTTCCGACGATCTGAGCAACCCGACCTGGCAAGTGGATCTGGCGTGGAAGCCGCGCACCTACTCGACCTTCACCTTTCTCGCCCGCCAGGCCATGGCCGAGGGCGATGACGGTTCCGACGCGGTGAAGGCCACCTTCACTCAGGTCGGCTGGCGCCACGGCTGGACCGAGCGCATCACCAGCGTTGCCGAAGTCGGCATGGGCCATTACGTCTACGAAGGCCAGGACCGTAGCGACGATCTGCAGGATTACAAACTCGGCGTGATTTACGAAATGCGCCGCTGGCTGGACGTCGAAGTCGCCTATCGCCACCGCGACAACGACTCCAATGCCGACAACGAAAGCTTCACCCGCAATGTTTTCCAGATCACTTTCGACGTCAGTCTGTAG
- the rfaH gene encoding transcription/translation regulatory transformer protein RfaH: protein MLTVCRNGSNWYLLQCKPRQDERAQLNLQQQNYSTFRPQLMSERSIRGKRQRTLESLFPGYVFIQLSRDDNWAPIRSTRGVSRIVEFNHVPARVDEDVIAQLRERSQESIGFPAEPTLKPGEPLQIVQGPLSPLEGVFLSMQGDERVMILLNFLNRQQHVSVPLSYLERQRQ from the coding sequence ATGCTAACGGTTTGCCGCAACGGTTCTAACTGGTATTTATTGCAGTGCAAGCCCCGCCAGGATGAACGGGCACAACTCAATCTGCAGCAACAGAACTATTCGACCTTTCGGCCGCAGCTGATGAGCGAGCGCAGTATTCGTGGCAAACGCCAACGAACCCTGGAATCGCTGTTCCCCGGCTACGTGTTCATTCAGTTGAGCCGTGACGATAATTGGGCGCCGATTCGCTCGACCCGCGGTGTCAGCCGCATCGTTGAATTCAACCATGTGCCGGCCCGGGTCGATGAAGACGTGATCGCACAATTGCGTGAACGCAGCCAGGAGTCGATCGGTTTTCCCGCCGAACCGACGCTCAAGCCTGGCGAACCGTTGCAGATCGTCCAAGGCCCACTGTCCCCGCTCGAAGGTGTGTTCCTGTCCATGCAGGGCGATGAGCGGGTGATGATCCTGCTCAATTTCCTCAACCGCCAACAGCACGTCAGCGTCCCGCTGAGCTACCTCGAACGCCAGCGACAATAG
- a CDS encoding NAD-dependent epimerase, giving the protein MSVLVTGAAGFIGYHTAMRSSREGFSVVGVDNLNPYYDVKLKQARLHRLQTLTNFTFQQLDIVDQAALTALFEQGRFKQVIHLAAQAGVRYSLDNPDAYAQSNLVGFLNVLEACRHHPPEHLVYASSSSVYGANARMPFREDDQVDQPVSLYAATKRANELLAHSYCHLYGLQATGLRFFTVYGPWGRPDMALFKFTEAMLQGRAIDLYNQGEMARDFTYIDDIVEAIFRLLDKPPALSDERGTNRLFNIGRGSPVALMSFVECLEQALGIKAQRRYLPMQEGDVLKTWADVSALARCIDFSPQVPIEQGVQAFVQWYREFYQL; this is encoded by the coding sequence ATGAGTGTTCTGGTAACGGGCGCAGCAGGATTTATCGGTTATCACACGGCCATGCGTTCAAGTCGCGAGGGGTTTTCGGTCGTTGGCGTCGACAATCTGAATCCTTACTACGACGTCAAACTCAAACAGGCGCGGCTGCACAGATTGCAAACGCTGACCAATTTCACTTTCCAGCAGTTGGACATCGTCGACCAGGCGGCATTGACTGCGCTGTTCGAACAGGGGCGATTCAAACAGGTCATTCACCTCGCCGCGCAGGCCGGAGTCCGCTACTCGCTGGACAATCCCGACGCCTACGCGCAATCGAATCTGGTCGGGTTTCTCAACGTCCTCGAAGCCTGCCGGCATCATCCGCCGGAGCACTTGGTCTACGCCTCAAGCAGTTCAGTGTATGGCGCCAACGCCCGAATGCCGTTTCGCGAAGACGATCAGGTCGATCAGCCGGTGTCGTTGTACGCCGCGACCAAACGCGCCAACGAACTGCTCGCGCACAGCTACTGCCATCTCTACGGATTACAGGCTACCGGCCTGCGCTTTTTCACCGTGTACGGCCCGTGGGGTCGACCGGACATGGCGCTGTTCAAATTCACCGAGGCGATGCTGCAAGGGCGCGCCATTGACCTCTATAACCAAGGCGAAATGGCGCGGGATTTCACCTATATCGACGACATCGTCGAAGCGATTTTCCGCTTGCTCGACAAACCGCCCGCGCTCAGCGACGAGCGCGGCACCAACCGCCTGTTCAATATCGGCCGGGGTAGTCCGGTCGCGCTGATGAGCTTCGTCGAATGTCTGGAGCAGGCATTGGGCATCAAGGCGCAACGTCGCTATTTGCCGATGCAGGAGGGCGATGTGCTGAAAACCTGGGCCGACGTGTCGGCGCTGGCACGCTGCATCGACTTCAGCCCGCAAGTGCCGATCGAGCAGGGCGTGCAGGCGTTCGTGCAGTGGTATCGCGAGTTCTATCAGCTCTGA
- a CDS encoding MFS transporter: MRKDYLAFFTSLFLSRLADQILLFIVPLVVFQTTNSASWAGLAFFVESLPRFLAFPVCGALCDKFSPIRILHLSQVYRAVLCLLAVALYALFGGIAWVVVLSAVCGVLTTQGIMAREVLLPYVFKHYSYTKTLSYSQIADQTGLVLGPLVAALLLEIWAWHWVVLWVAGLFFLADLGMLVWQRVSRITLETFEQHQDIWLQPIRIAFGHIRELAALRKIIMLAVGVNLIVGVTLATSAAMVLGQYSAGKDAYAGLQAAGAVTTIVILFFLSRVELPQRVLGGIAYTMIAVGALISALSPHLSGYVLGFLLIVGFDKMFNIYMRSIRQRVIPPKDFGKTVGVITLLNNLSQPLAGLLVAVFATALGTQGVIVILAVLTILLGALAVWWFADRRGTLNAEETTSQ; the protein is encoded by the coding sequence GTGCGCAAGGATTACCTGGCTTTCTTCACCTCCCTTTTCCTCTCCCGACTCGCCGACCAGATTCTGTTGTTCATCGTGCCGCTGGTGGTTTTCCAGACCACCAACAGCGCGTCCTGGGCAGGGCTGGCGTTTTTCGTCGAATCGCTCCCACGTTTTCTCGCATTCCCGGTCTGCGGTGCTCTGTGCGACAAATTTTCGCCGATCAGAATCCTTCACCTCAGCCAGGTTTACCGAGCCGTGCTCTGTCTGCTGGCGGTAGCTTTGTATGCCTTGTTCGGCGGCATTGCCTGGGTGGTGGTCCTCTCGGCGGTGTGCGGGGTACTCACCACGCAGGGCATCATGGCCCGTGAGGTGCTGCTGCCATATGTCTTCAAGCACTACAGCTACACCAAGACGTTGTCTTATTCGCAAATCGCCGATCAGACCGGGCTGGTGCTCGGGCCGCTGGTCGCTGCTCTGCTACTGGAAATCTGGGCGTGGCACTGGGTAGTGCTGTGGGTCGCAGGGCTGTTTTTTCTGGCCGACCTGGGCATGCTGGTGTGGCAACGCGTCAGCCGGATCACGCTGGAAACCTTCGAACAGCATCAGGACATCTGGCTCCAACCAATACGCATTGCGTTTGGGCATATACGTGAACTGGCGGCTCTGAGAAAAATCATCATGCTGGCGGTCGGCGTCAATCTGATTGTCGGCGTCACACTGGCGACCTCCGCCGCCATGGTGTTGGGTCAATACAGTGCGGGGAAGGACGCTTACGCCGGGCTGCAAGCCGCCGGCGCGGTGACCACTATCGTCATCCTGTTTTTTCTCTCCCGGGTCGAGTTGCCGCAGAGGGTGCTTGGAGGCATTGCCTATACGATGATCGCCGTCGGCGCCCTGATCAGTGCCCTCAGTCCGCACCTCAGTGGCTATGTACTGGGATTTCTGTTGATCGTCGGCTTCGACAAGATGTTCAACATCTACATGCGCAGCATTCGCCAACGCGTGATTCCGCCCAAGGATTTCGGCAAGACCGTTGGCGTGATTACCTTGCTGAATAATCTGTCGCAGCCTCTGGCGGGTTTGCTGGTGGCGGTGTTTGCCACAGCGTTGGGCACACAAGGCGTTATCGTCATTCTGGCCGTGCTGACTATATTGCTCGGCGCCTTGGCGGTATGGTGGTTTGCCGATCGCCGAGGAACCCTGAATGCCGAAGAAACCACCAGCCAGTAA
- a CDS encoding response regulator, translating to MTTILVVDDEYLIADILGFALEDEGFMTVTASNGKKALEVLERERPALVITDFMMPVMDGLEFAEAVRAQPAVKHLPIILMSGAQAHIGMQRSDLFDVVLPKPFDIAVIVAEVKKLLATE from the coding sequence ATGACCACCATTCTGGTAGTCGACGACGAATATCTGATTGCTGACATTCTTGGCTTTGCGCTCGAGGATGAGGGCTTCATGACCGTGACCGCGAGCAACGGCAAGAAGGCTCTCGAGGTGCTGGAAAGAGAACGTCCAGCCCTGGTCATCACGGACTTCATGATGCCGGTCATGGACGGCCTCGAATTCGCCGAAGCCGTGCGTGCCCAGCCCGCCGTGAAGCACTTGCCGATCATTCTGATGAGTGGCGCACAGGCGCACATCGGCATGCAGCGCTCGGATCTGTTCGATGTGGTGCTGCCCAAGCCGTTCGATATTGCGGTGATTGTGGCTGAGGTGAAGAAGCTGTTGGCGACGGAGTAG
- a CDS encoding ATPase domain-containing protein yields the protein MEKLKRLQSGIEGLDALLQGGLVAGASYIIQGRPGSGKTILANQLGFHHARNGGRVLVATLLAESHDRLFQFLSTMSFFDASRVGAEIQFVSAFDTLENEGLDEVVKLLRREITRQKATVMVVDGLLNARSKADSPIDTKKFISELQGHAAFAGCTVLFLTSSRLDDGSPEHTMVDGVIEMGEELFGTRSVRRIHLRKTRGSGALTGVHECEITDNGLVIYPRLETLYKRPSAPDSADMTRIPSGIASLDDILGGGLHSSSVTLVMGPSGIGKTTLGLKFIAQSTPEAPGLHFGFYESPQRLRLKGRSLGIDIEQMEHSGALSIAWQPTTEGLLDGLGARLLRLVDEKGIKRLFIDSLSGMTRVSTTPERITDFFSALMNELRSRGVTVFASWEMRDLFGSEISAPTSDLSSIVDNLMLMRFFENHAELHRTLSILKIRDSSYNPSRFEVVIRDQDVFLEKALKNEPSVAAESLPGSIS from the coding sequence GTGGAAAAGCTAAAACGCCTTCAAAGCGGGATCGAAGGGCTCGACGCGCTGCTTCAGGGAGGCCTGGTTGCGGGTGCTTCGTACATCATTCAAGGGCGCCCGGGTTCCGGCAAGACCATCCTCGCCAATCAGCTAGGGTTTCATCATGCCCGTAACGGCGGTCGTGTTCTGGTCGCCACGTTGCTGGCCGAATCCCACGACCGGCTGTTTCAGTTTCTGTCGACCATGAGCTTCTTCGACGCCTCGCGTGTTGGCGCCGAAATACAGTTTGTCAGCGCATTCGACACGCTGGAAAACGAAGGCCTCGATGAGGTGGTGAAGCTGCTTCGCCGCGAAATTACCCGCCAGAAGGCGACCGTCATGGTCGTTGACGGCCTGCTCAATGCACGGTCCAAAGCCGATTCGCCGATCGACACGAAAAAATTCATCTCCGAACTGCAAGGCCATGCGGCGTTTGCCGGTTGCACCGTGCTGTTTCTCACCAGCTCGCGCCTGGATGACGGCAGCCCCGAGCACACCATGGTCGACGGCGTCATCGAAATGGGCGAAGAGCTGTTCGGTACCCGCTCGGTGCGCCGCATTCATTTGCGCAAGACCCGCGGCAGCGGCGCGTTGACCGGTGTTCACGAATGTGAAATCACCGATAACGGCCTGGTGATCTATCCGCGCCTCGAAACGCTGTACAAACGCCCGTCCGCCCCGGACAGTGCGGACATGACGCGCATCCCAAGCGGCATTGCCTCGCTGGACGACATCCTCGGCGGCGGCCTGCACAGCTCAAGCGTTACGCTGGTCATGGGTCCTTCCGGGATCGGCAAGACCACCCTGGGTCTGAAGTTCATCGCGCAGTCGACGCCCGAAGCGCCGGGCCTGCATTTCGGTTTCTATGAAAGCCCGCAGCGGCTGCGGCTCAAAGGCCGTTCGCTGGGCATCGATATTGAACAAATGGAACACAGCGGTGCGCTGAGCATTGCCTGGCAGCCCACCACTGAAGGCTTGCTGGACGGCCTCGGCGCACGCCTGTTGAGACTGGTCGATGAAAAAGGCATCAAGCGCCTGTTCATCGATAGCCTCAGCGGCATGACGCGGGTTTCAACCACACCGGAACGCATCACCGATTTTTTCAGTGCACTGATGAACGAGCTGCGATCCAGAGGCGTCACGGTGTTCGCCTCCTGGGAAATGCGCGATTTGTTCGGTTCCGAAATCAGCGCACCGACCTCTGACCTGTCCAGTATTGTCGACAACCTGATGCTCATGCGGTTCTTTGAAAATCACGCTGAACTTCACAGGACGCTTTCCATTCTCAAGATACGTGATAGCTCCTACAACCCGTCGCGGTTCGAGGTGGTTATCCGTGATCAAGATGTGTTCCTGGAAAAGGCTTTGAAAAATGAACCTTCAGTCGCAGCTGAGTCATTGCCTGGTTCAATTTCGTAA
- the ppk2 gene encoding polyphosphate kinase 2, which translates to MFPTDDTLIQRIHRELLDHSDEELELELSEDGHDLNALFDEHVQQGSEKDARRTYFSELFRLQGELVKLQSWVVKTGHKVVILFEGRDAAGKGGVIKRITQRLNPRVCRVAALPAPNDRERTQWYFQRYVSHLPAAGEIVLFDRSWYNRAGVEQVMGFCNEYQYEEFFRTVPEFERMLARSGIQLIKYWFSISDQEQHLRFLSRIHDPLKQWKLSPMDLESRRRWEAYTKAKEIMLERTHIAEAPWWVVQADDKKKARLNCIHHLLGQMPYEEVELPAIELPQRVRQEDYSRVPTPPEIIVPQVY; encoded by the coding sequence ATGTTCCCTACAGACGACACGCTGATACAGCGCATCCACCGTGAGTTGCTTGATCACAGTGACGAAGAGCTGGAACTTGAATTATCCGAAGACGGCCATGACCTCAACGCATTGTTCGATGAACATGTGCAGCAGGGTTCCGAGAAGGATGCGCGAAGGACTTACTTCAGCGAACTGTTCCGCCTGCAAGGCGAACTGGTAAAGCTGCAGAGCTGGGTGGTCAAGACGGGCCACAAAGTCGTGATCCTGTTCGAAGGACGGGACGCCGCTGGTAAAGGCGGTGTCATCAAACGCATCACCCAACGCCTGAACCCAAGGGTCTGCAGGGTCGCCGCCCTGCCCGCTCCCAACGACCGCGAACGCACTCAGTGGTATTTCCAGCGCTACGTCTCGCACCTGCCGGCGGCGGGTGAAATCGTGTTGTTCGACCGTAGCTGGTACAACCGCGCGGGTGTGGAACAAGTCATGGGGTTTTGCAATGAATACCAGTACGAGGAATTCTTCCGTACCGTACCGGAATTCGAACGCATGCTCGCCCGCTCCGGCATCCAGTTGATCAAATACTGGTTTTCCATTTCCGACCAGGAACAGCATCTGCGCTTTCTCAGTCGCATCCATGATCCGCTCAAACAATGGAAACTCAGCCCCATGGATCTGGAGTCCCGCAGGCGTTGGGAGGCCTATACCAAGGCCAAGGAAATCATGCTTGAACGCACGCACATCGCCGAAGCACCGTGGTGGGTGGTACAAGCTGACGATAAAAAGAAAGCCCGGCTCAACTGCATCCATCATCTGCTCGGGCAGATGCCGTACGAAGAGGTGGAACTGCCGGCAATCGAACTGCCGCAACGCGTCAGGCAGGAGGACTATTCGCGCGTTCCCACACCACCGGAAATCATTGTGCCTCAGGTCTATTAG
- the pstS gene encoding phosphate ABC transporter substrate-binding protein PstS, translated as MKRSMKSAALAIAVSLCATSASFAAENVRLTGSGASFPAPIYLTWFKDFSKKSDGVTVDYQSKGSGAGVQDFLNKTVDFAASDSAMKDEDIAKVAEGVQLLPMTAGEIVLAYNLPGNPKGLKLPREVYSNIFLGKITRWNDPQIVAANPDLKLSDTPITVVVRADSSGTTAVFTKHLATVNAEFKQALGEGNTVNWPASDKFIKSPKNDGVTATVRQTPGAIGYIEYGFAKLAKVDFAQLQNKAGNYVVPNAESGAEALAAVKMPENLVAWLPDPDGAKSYPITSYTWMIFRKDNGNPAKAKAMREMVEYSLTEGQKIADSMGYIPLPQSVVEQVRKASANIQ; from the coding sequence ATGAAACGTTCGATGAAGTCTGCTGCGCTCGCCATTGCGGTATCTCTTTGTGCCACCTCGGCCTCCTTTGCAGCAGAAAATGTTCGCCTGACGGGGTCAGGAGCAAGTTTCCCGGCACCGATCTACCTGACCTGGTTCAAGGATTTCAGCAAGAAATCCGATGGCGTCACTGTGGATTACCAATCCAAGGGCAGCGGCGCGGGCGTACAGGACTTCTTGAACAAAACCGTAGATTTCGCCGCCAGTGACTCGGCGATGAAAGACGAAGATATCGCCAAGGTCGCAGAAGGCGTGCAGTTGCTGCCGATGACTGCCGGGGAAATCGTGCTGGCCTACAACCTGCCGGGCAATCCCAAGGGGCTGAAGCTGCCACGCGAGGTGTATTCCAACATTTTCCTGGGCAAGATCACGCGCTGGAACGATCCGCAGATCGTCGCTGCCAACCCGGACCTGAAACTGTCCGATACGCCGATCACGGTTGTCGTGCGTGCAGATTCCAGTGGCACGACCGCGGTATTCACCAAGCACCTGGCAACCGTCAACGCCGAGTTCAAGCAGGCGCTGGGTGAGGGCAACACCGTCAACTGGCCGGCCAGTGACAAGTTCATCAAATCGCCGAAAAACGATGGCGTAACGGCTACCGTGCGCCAGACCCCTGGCGCGATCGGTTACATCGAATACGGCTTCGCCAAGCTCGCCAAGGTCGACTTTGCCCAGTTGCAGAACAAGGCTGGCAATTACGTAGTGCCAAACGCCGAAAGCGGTGCCGAGGCCCTGGCGGCGGTGAAAATGCCGGAAAACCTGGTGGCCTGGCTGCCTGATCCGGACGGTGCAAAGTCCTATCCGATCACGTCTTACACCTGGATGATTTTCCGCAAGGACAATGGCAACCCGGCCAAGGCCAAGGCTATGCGTGAAATGGTCGAATACAGCCTGACCGAGGGG